One region of Streptomyces sp. CG4 genomic DNA includes:
- a CDS encoding glycine hydroxymethyltransferase translates to MPEQQSLSTESTAFRAALDVIRTVEPRIADAIGQEVADQREMLKLIASENYASPATLLAMGNWFSDKYAEGTIGRRFYAGCRNVDTVETLAAEHARELFGARHAYVQPHSGIDANLVAFWAVLADRVEAPFLEKAGARQVNDLSEADWAELRQAFGNQRMLGMSLDAGGHLTHGFRPNISGKMFDQRSYGTDPATGLVDYDALRAQAREFKPLIIIAGYSAYPRLVNFRIMREIADEVGATLMVDMAHFAGLVAGRVCTGDFDPVPHAQIVTTTTHKSLRGPRGGMVLCDDSLKDQVDRGCPMVLGGPLPHIMAAKAVALAEARQPAFQDYAQRIVDNSRALAEGLMRRGATLVTGGTDNHLSLIDVATSYGLTGRQAEAALLDSGIVTNRNAIPADPNGAWYTSGIRIGTPALTTRGLGTAEMDEVAGLIDRVLTTTEPGTTKSGAPSKAAHVLDEKIADEISHRATDLVAGFPLYPEIDLG, encoded by the coding sequence ATGCCAGAGCAGCAATCCCTCTCCACCGAGTCCACCGCCTTCCGCGCCGCCCTCGACGTCATCCGCACCGTCGAACCGCGCATCGCCGACGCCATCGGTCAGGAGGTCGCCGACCAGCGCGAGATGCTCAAGCTGATCGCCTCCGAGAACTACGCCTCCCCGGCGACCCTGCTGGCGATGGGCAACTGGTTCAGCGACAAGTACGCCGAGGGCACCATCGGCCGCCGCTTCTACGCCGGCTGCCGCAACGTCGACACCGTGGAGACGCTGGCCGCCGAGCACGCGCGCGAGCTCTTCGGCGCCCGCCACGCCTACGTCCAGCCGCACTCCGGCATCGACGCCAACCTCGTCGCCTTCTGGGCCGTCCTCGCCGACCGGGTCGAGGCCCCCTTCCTGGAGAAGGCCGGCGCCCGCCAGGTCAACGACCTCTCCGAGGCCGACTGGGCCGAGCTGCGCCAGGCCTTCGGCAACCAGCGCATGCTCGGCATGTCCCTGGACGCCGGCGGCCACCTCACCCACGGTTTCCGCCCGAACATCTCCGGCAAGATGTTCGATCAGCGCTCCTACGGCACCGACCCGGCCACCGGCCTCGTCGACTACGACGCGCTGCGCGCCCAGGCCCGCGAGTTCAAGCCGCTGATCATCATCGCCGGCTACTCGGCCTACCCGCGGCTGGTGAACTTCCGGATCATGCGCGAGATCGCCGACGAGGTCGGCGCGACCCTGATGGTCGACATGGCCCACTTCGCGGGCCTGGTCGCCGGCAGGGTCTGCACCGGCGACTTCGACCCGGTCCCGCACGCCCAGATCGTCACCACCACCACGCACAAGTCGCTGCGCGGCCCGCGCGGCGGCATGGTGCTGTGCGACGACTCCCTCAAGGACCAGGTCGACCGCGGCTGCCCGATGGTCCTCGGCGGCCCGCTGCCGCACATCATGGCCGCCAAGGCCGTCGCCCTGGCCGAGGCCCGGCAGCCCGCCTTCCAGGACTACGCCCAGCGCATCGTCGACAACTCCCGCGCCCTCGCCGAAGGCCTCATGCGGCGCGGCGCCACGCTGGTGACCGGCGGCACGGACAACCACCTCAGCCTGATCGACGTCGCGACCTCCTACGGCCTCACCGGCCGGCAGGCCGAGGCCGCCCTGCTGGACTCCGGCATCGTCACCAACCGCAACGCCATCCCGGCCGACCCCAACGGCGCCTGGTACACCTCCGGCATCCGCATCGGCACCCCGGCCCTGACCACCCGTGGCCTGGGCACGGCGGAGATGGACGAGGTGGCGGGCCTCATCGACCGCGTCCTG
- the rocD gene encoding ornithine--oxo-acid transaminase, with product MTAAEDLVAAAEAHCAPTYRPLPVVVATAEGAWMTDVEGRRYLDLLAGYSALNFGHGNRRLIEAAKAQLERVTLTSRAFLHDRFAAFCSELAELCGMEMVLPMNTGAEAVESAVKTARKWGYRVKGVPAEMAKIVVAGGNFHGRTTTIISFSTDPEARADFGPYTPGFQIVPYGDLTAMREALTENTVAVLLEPIQGENGVIVPPAGYLPAVRELTRQRNVLFVADEIQSGLGRTGRTFACEHEGVVPDMYVLGKALGGGILPVSAVVSSAAVLGVFRPGEHGSTFGGNPLACAVALEVIAMLRTGEFQARAAELGARLHRELGGLLGTGRVTAVRGRGLWAGVDINPRLGTGRQVSEKLMDRRVLVKDSHGSTIRIAPPLVVSEEDLDWGLAQLRAVLES from the coding sequence ATGACCGCTGCTGAAGACCTCGTCGCCGCCGCCGAGGCGCACTGCGCGCCCACCTACCGCCCGCTGCCGGTCGTCGTGGCCACGGCCGAGGGGGCGTGGATGACCGATGTGGAGGGGCGGCGGTATCTGGATCTGCTGGCCGGTTACTCGGCGCTGAACTTCGGGCACGGCAACCGGCGGCTGATCGAGGCGGCGAAGGCGCAGCTGGAGCGGGTGACGCTGACCTCCCGCGCCTTTCTGCACGACCGGTTCGCCGCGTTCTGCTCGGAGCTGGCCGAACTGTGCGGGATGGAGATGGTGCTGCCGATGAACACCGGCGCGGAGGCGGTGGAGAGCGCGGTGAAGACGGCCCGGAAGTGGGGGTACCGGGTGAAGGGGGTGCCCGCGGAGATGGCGAAGATCGTGGTCGCGGGCGGCAACTTCCACGGTCGTACGACGACGATCATCAGCTTCTCCACCGACCCGGAGGCGCGGGCGGACTTCGGGCCGTACACGCCGGGGTTCCAGATCGTGCCGTACGGGGATCTGACGGCGATGCGGGAGGCGCTGACGGAGAACACCGTCGCGGTGCTGCTGGAGCCGATCCAGGGCGAGAACGGGGTGATCGTGCCGCCGGCCGGCTACCTCCCGGCCGTCCGGGAGCTGACCCGGCAGCGGAACGTGCTCTTCGTCGCCGACGAGATCCAGTCGGGTCTCGGCCGGACCGGGCGGACCTTCGCGTGCGAGCACGAAGGGGTGGTCCCGGACATGTATGTGCTGGGCAAGGCGCTGGGCGGCGGGATCCTGCCGGTTTCGGCGGTGGTGTCGAGCGCGGCGGTGCTCGGCGTGTTCCGGCCGGGCGAGCACGGGTCGACGTTCGGCGGGAATCCGCTGGCCTGCGCGGTGGCGCTGGAGGTGATCGCGATGCTGCGGACGGGCGAGTTCCAGGCGCGGGCGGCCGAGCTGGGGGCGCGGCTGCACCGCGAGCTGGGCGGGCTGCTCGGCACCGGTCGGGTCACGGCGGTACGGGGGCGCGGGCTGTGGGCGGGTGTGGACATCAACCCGAGGCTCGGCACGGGGCGGCAGGTGTCGGAGAAGCTGATGGACCGGCGTGTGCTGGTGAAGGACAGCCACGGCTCCACCATCCGGATCGCTCCGCCGCTGGTCGTCTCCGAGGAGGACCTGGACTGGGGGCTGGCGCAGCTGCGGGCGGTGCTGGAGAGTTAG